The following proteins are co-located in the Luteolibacter rhizosphaerae genome:
- a CDS encoding protein-tyrosine phosphatase family protein: MPGYWRTAEFHTEFWLKLTKGNSEGWVVCLAGEAERKRKAPDYPEFLEAAGLRERWLEFPIHDRSVPDDLTAFIALLDRMIMLLQRPTTVLAFHCAAGVGRTGTVASSLLVRMGLRTDDALTIIEHAGSEPETARQLAFVQEIIPTSGRHPADDQPL, encoded by the coding sequence ATGCCCGGATACTGGAGAACTGCCGAATTCCACACGGAGTTCTGGCTGAAACTGACCAAGGGCAACTCGGAGGGCTGGGTGGTCTGCCTGGCCGGGGAAGCGGAGAGGAAGCGAAAGGCTCCCGACTACCCGGAATTCTTGGAGGCCGCGGGGCTCCGCGAGCGCTGGCTGGAGTTTCCGATTCACGACCGGTCGGTTCCAGACGATCTAACGGCGTTCATAGCTCTGCTGGACCGGATGATCATGCTCCTTCAGCGGCCGACAACTGTTCTCGCTTTCCACTGCGCTGCCGGTGTTGGGAGAACCGGAACCGTCGCATCTTCGTTGCTGGTTCGCATGGGCCTCCGCACAGACGACGCCCTTACCATCATTGAGCATGCTGGTAGTGAGCCGGAGACCGCGCGGCAGCTAGCATTCGTTCAGGAGATCATCCCGACCTCAGGCCGACATCCAGCCGATGATCAGCCACTTTAG